In Streptomyces erythrochromogenes, the DNA window GTCCCCGCATCCCGAGCACCCCAAGGCCTACGGCGAAACCGCCCCGGCCGACGGGCTCGCCGCCTTCGAGGCGCTCCGCGGCACCCGCATCGACCTCGGCCAGCCCGGCACCGACGGCTGGACGGGCGCCGAGAAGTCCCCGTACGGCCCGGAGCTGGGTGTCGAGTACCCGCACGTGGACCCGGACGTGCTGCTGCCCGCGATGAAGGCCGGCATGGCCGCGTGGCGCGACGCCGGACCCGAGGCGCGCGCCCTGGTCTGTATCGAGATCCTGGCCCGCATCTCCGCCCGTACCCACGAGTTCGCGCACGCGGTCATGCACACCAGCGGCCAGGCCTTCATGATGGCGTTCCAGGCGGGCGGCCCCCACGCGCAGGACCGCGGTCTGGAGGCCGTGGCCTACGCCTACGAGGAGCAGACCCGCGTCCCGGGGCAGGCCGACTGGTCCAAGCCGCAGGGCAAGAAGGACCCGCTGGAGCTCGGCAAGACCTTCACGGCGGTCCCCCGCGGCATCGCCCTCATGATCGGCTGCAACACCTTCCCCACCTGGAACGGCTACCCGGGCCTGTTCGCCTCGCTGGCCACCGGCAACCCGGTGCTGGTCAAGCCGCACCCGCGGGCCGTGCTGCCGCTCGCCCTGACCGTGCAGGTGGCGCGGGAGGTGCTCGCGGAGGCCGGCTTCGACCCGAACCTGGTGGCGCTCGCGGTCGAGCGTCCGGGCGAGGGCATCGCCAAGGACCTCGCCGTCCGCCCCGAGATCAAGCTGATCGACTACACCGGGTCCACGGAGTTCGGCGACTGGCTGGAGGCCAACGCCCGACAGGCGCAGGTCTACACGGAGAAGGCGGGCGTCAACACCGTCGTCCTGGACTCCACCGACAACTACAAGGGGATGCTGGCCAACCTGGCCTTCTCCCTGTCGCTCTACAGCGGCCAGATGTGCACCACCCCGCAGAACCTGCTGATCCCGCGCGACGGCATCGCGACGGACGCCGGACACAAGTCCTACGACGAGGTCGTGGCCGACCTCGCGGCCTCGGTCGGCGGCCTGCTCGGCGACGACGCCCGGGCCAACGCGCTGCTCGGCGCGCTGGTCAACCCGGACGTCAAGACGCGCCTGGAGGCGGCGGCCGGGCTCGGTGAGGTCGCGCTGGCCTCCCGCGAGGTCACCAACCCCGAGTTCCCGGACGCCGTGGTCCGTACGCCGGTGATGGTCAAGCTGGACGCCGCCAAGCCGGACCCGGAGGCGCCCTTCCTCTCCGAGTGCTTCGGCCCGGTCTCCTTCGCGGTGGCCGTGGACTCCACTGCGGACGCGCTGGACCTGCTGCGCCGCACCGTGCGCGAGAAGGGCGCCATGACCGTGGGCGCCTACACCACCTCCCCGGACACCGAGCGGGCCCTCGAGGAGGTCTGCCTGGAGGAGTCCGCGCAGCTCTCCCTGAACCTGACCGGCGGGGTCTACGTCAACCAGACCGCGGCCTTCTCGGACTTCCACGGCTCCGGCGGCAACCCGGCCGCCAACGCCGCGCTGTGCGACGGCGCCTTCGTCTCGAACCGCTTCCGCGTGGTGGAGGTCCGCCGCCAGGCGTAGGCCCTGTCGTCAGAGCCCCGCCCGGCCCGCGTCGGGCGGTGGACGCCTCCTCCCCGAAAGTGCGGACGGAGGCGTCCGCCCGGGCCGTCCTGCGCAGGGCGGCGCGGACCGGCGCCGGGGTCCTGGCCGGGGGAGTCCTAGGAGTCCTCGCCGCCCCGTTCGGAGGCCGCCGGGGGGCCGCCCCAGTGGAAGAGGGTCATGGCCACGCTGGTGGCGAGGTTGTAGCTGGAGACCTGGGGGCGCATCGGCAGGGACACCAGGTGGTCGGCCCGCGCGCGCAGCTCGGGGGAGATCCCGTGCCGCTCCGAGCCGAAGGCCAGCAGCGCTTCGTCCGGGAGGGTGAGGCCGCGGATGTCCTCGCCCTCCGGGTCGAGCGCGTAGAGCGGGCCGGGCGGCAGCTCCTCCAGTGCGAGGCGCTCGACGGTGGTGGCGTAGTGCAGTCCGGCCCCGGCCCGGACCACGTTCGGGTGCCAGGGGTCGAGGTCGCCGCGGGTCACCACGCCGGTGGCGCCGAAGCCGGCGGCGAGGCGGACGACGGCTCCGACGTTGCCGAGGTTGCGGGGGTTGTCGAGGACGACGACGGGCGCCGGCCTGGGCATCCGCCCCAGGCCCGCGAGGCCCGCCGCCCGGTCGGGCCGTACGGCGAGGGCCGCGACCCCGGTGGGGTGGACGCGGGGCAGCAGCTCCTTGAGCACGGCCGGCCGCACCAGGCGGGCCACGTCGGCCTCGACGTCCGGAGCCAGCTCGCGGGCCAGTTCCCGTACGGCCCCGGGATCGTCGGCGACGACCCTGCGCACGTCGGCCCCGAAGCGCAGCGCGTGCTTGAGCGCGTGGAACCCGTCGAGGAGGACGAGGCCCTCCCGCCCGGCGTCCTCCCGCCACTGCCGCGCCGTCTCGTCCGCACCTGCCCGCTCGCTCATCCCCCGACCCTACGGCCCTCCGGCTCCTGCTCCCGTTCCGGCTCCTGCTCCGCTTCCGGCTCCGCACGGGCTCCCGGGACCCCGCCGCCGGCGCCGGCGCCGGCGCCCCGCAGGAAGGGGGCCCGCCGCCGGGCGGCGGCCCGTGCGCCGAGCCACACGAGGAACCCGGTCGGCAGGAAGACGGCATCGGCGGCGATCATCGCCAGCGAGAAGAACGGCAGTCCCAGCAGCACCGCGATCCCCGCGTGCTCCAGCATCATCAGGGCCAGCAGGACGTTCTTGATCCGCCGGTTGAAGAGCGTGAACGGGAAGGCCACCTGCACGGCCACCGTGCCGTACGACAGCAGCATCACCAGCGTCCCGCTGCCGGCCAGCAGTTCGGACAGCGCCGGCCAGGGGGTGAAGTAGTCCAGCCCCAGGGGGTAGTACAGCGCCGTCCCGTCCTGCCACCGCGAGCCCTGGATCTTGTACCAGCCGGCCGTCGCGTAGATCAGGCAGACCTCCGCCATGATCACCAGCATGCCCGCGTTGTGCAGCAGGTTGGCCAGGACGTCCAGGACCGCCCGCCCCTCGCCCTCGGGCTCGTAGCGGTCGACCAGCCACCACAGGCCGCAGACCACCCACAGCGCTGCGAACCCCGCGAGCCAGCCGAGGCTGAACCGCCCGGTGGCCGCCCCGTACGCGAAGACCGCCCCCAGCACACCCCACAGCACGGGCCCGGCCGCCCCGGCCGTCGCGGTGCCCCGCGTACGCGCCCTGCGCGCGTCCAGCGACCACACCTGCGCGCACCGGGTCAGCACTAGGTAGATCGCGACCAGGTGGATCACGTTGTCCCCGCCGTCGCCCATGAACACGCTGCGGTTCTGCAGGGACAGCACGCCGATCATGAACACCACGGACGTCGCCCGGGTCCGCCAGCCCAGCAGCAGGCCGATGCTCGCCAGCACGGCCACGGCGTAGACGGCCTCGAACCACAGGGCCGAGCCCGACCACGTCAGGACGGTGAAGGCGCCGTTGGAGTCGAGCAGCCGCTGCGCAAGCTCCTGGCTCCACGGCCCGTCCGGGCCGTACAGCTCGGCGCGGTGGGGGAACTCCCGCAGCAGGAAGAAGAGCCAGGTGCCGGCGAAGCCGATGCGGACTACGGCGCTCTGGTACGGGCCCAGCGCCTGCCCGCTGACCTTGGCGACGGCCCGTGCCAGCGCGGCGCGGGCCCGTCTCACACCTTCCACCACGGCAGCTCCCGGTAGTAGGTCTGGGTGTCGGTGGTCTCGGAGCTCCACTTCGGCGCGGGCACGGCCGTCGTCGCCGAGCGCATCTGGATCCGCAGGATGCGCCCGCCCTCGCGGTCCGGGGTGAGCCGGTTCATCGCGATCCGCCGCAGGTACTCCTCGGAGAGCTCGCCGCGCTCGCCGACGGGCTTCTCGTCCTCGTCGTGGGAGCCGGTGTAGAAGTCCCAGGCCCGGCGCAGCTCGTTCTGCTCCGTGTGGCTCGGCAGCAGGCTGTGCCGGATCGCCGCGGCGTCCTCGGCGCTCAGGTCCCGCCAGCCGGTGGTGATCAGCTCGCCGCCGGCGGTCCGGACCTCGGCACGGACCTCCACGGAGATGTTCTGCTGGAGCGGGTTGGGCGCGAAGAGCTTCCAGTTCTGTTCGAACTCGGGATAGATCCAGGCGTCGATCGTCCGCGCGTGCTGCTTGCTCACCGTGTTGGAGGGGGCCACGTGCAGGAAGACCAGCGCGAGGTGCGTGCACGCGGCAAGCCCCATGGCGCCCAGCGCCAGGGCCGTCACGACCCGGTACGGGGTGGACAGACCGGCGATTCCGGGCGCTCTGCGGGGTCGCGGAGCGGTCTCTTCGGCGAGCTCGTGCCCGTTCGAATCCATCCCGCCCCGATCGTCCGGCGTCCACAGGGTTGACCACAGAGGTTGACACCCTACGGGCCGCCGTCTCACCATTGAAGCGAATGAACCGAACGATCGGTCGGTCGGGCGGACGGCAGACTCTGACAAGGGGCCGGAATGGTGGGAGTGACCCCGGAAACGGGCCCGGACACGGCCCTGGGGACAGACGGGACGGACGGGACGGGCATGACGGCTGACCTGAGCGCACAGCTCGCGGCGGCGTTCGACGCCGCCGTGGCGGCGGACGAGCGCGTGGAGCCGCGCGACTGGATGCCCGAGCAGTACCGCGCCTCCTTGGTCCGGCAGATGGCGCAGCACGCCCACTCCGAGATCATCGGCATGCAGCCCGAGGCCAACTGGATCACCCGGGCGCCCTCGCTGCGCCGCAAGGCGATCCTGATGGCCAAGGTCCAGGACGAGGCGGGCCACGGCCTGTACCTCTACAGCGCGGCCGAGACCCTCGGCACCAGCCGCGACGAGCTCCTCGACAAGCTCCACTCGGGGAAGCAGAAGTACTCCTCGATCTTCAACTACCCCACCCTGACCTGGGCGGACGTCGGCGCCATCGGCTGGCTCGTGGACGGCGCGGCGATCACCAACCAGGTGCCGATCTGCCGCTGCTCCTACGGGCCCTACGCCCGCGCCATGGTCCGGATCTGCAAGGAGGAGTCCTTCCACCAGCGCCAGGGCTTCGAGCTCCTCATGGCCCTCTCCAAGGGCACCGAGGCCCAGCACGCCATGGCCCAGGACGCGGTCGACCGCTGGTGGTGGCCCTCGCTGATGATGTTCGGCCCGCCGGACGACGAGTCGGCGCACTCGGCGCAGTCCATGGCCTGGCGCATCAAGCGCCACTCCAACGACGAGCTGCGCCAGCGGTTCGTGGACATCGCCGTCCCCCAGGCCGAGTCCCTCGGCCTGACCCTGCCCGACCCGGACCTCAAGTGGAACGAGGAGCGCGGCCACCACGACTTCGGTGCCATCGACTGGGCCGAGTTCTGGGACGTGCTCAAGGGCAACGGCCCCTGCAACGAGCAGCGCATCGGCCAGCGGCGCCGGGCCCACGAGGAAGGTGCCTGGGTGCGCGACGCGGCCGCCGCGTACGCGCAGAAGCAGGCGGCACAGCAAGCGGCGAAGCACGCCGGACAGAACGAGGAGGCACGGGTATGACGCAGAACTGGCCCCTGTGGGAGGTGTTCGTGCGCTCGCGCCGCGGCCTCTCGCACACGCACGCGGGAAGCCTGCACGCCCCCGACGCGGAGATGGCCCTGCGCAACGCCCGCGACCTCTACACCCGGCGCAACGAGGGCATCTCGATCTGGGTGGTCCCCTCCACCGCGATCACCGCCTCCTCGCCGGACGAGCGGGACCCCTTCTTCGCCCCGTCCGCCGACAAGCCGTACCGGCACCCCACCTTCTACGACATCCCGGAGGGAGTGAGCCACCTGTGACCGGCACCGACACCAACGCCGCCACCGTCACCGCGGCGGCCCTCGCCCTCGGCGACGACGCGCTGATCCTCTCCCACCGCCTCGGCGAGTGGGCGGGACACGCCCCCGTCCTGGAGGAGGAGGTCGCCCTCGCCAACATCGCGCTCGACCTGCTCGGCCAGGCCCGCATCCTGCTGTCGATGGCCGGCGACGAGGACGAGCTGGCCTTCCTGCGCGAGGAGCGGTCCTTCCGCAACCTCCAGCTGGTCGAGCAGCCGAACGGCGACTTCGCCCACACCATCGCCCGCCAGCTCTACTTCTCCGTCCACCAGCACGAGCTCTACGCGGAACTCGCCCGCGGGGACGGCCCGTTCGCGCCGCTCGCGGCCAAGGCCGTCAAGGAGACGGCGTACCACCGCGACCACGCCGAGCAGTGGACCCTGCGGCTCGGCGACGGCACCGAAGAGAGCCGCGCCCGCATGCAGGCCGCGCTGAAGGCCCTGTGGAAGTACACCGGGGAGCTCTTCCAGCCGGTGGACGGCCTCGACGGCGTGGACTGGGCCGCCCTCGAAGAGCGCTGGCTGGCCGCGCTGACCGACGTCGTCGAGCGGGCCGGGCTCACCCTGCCCGAAGGACCGCGCACCGGCGCCTGGGCAGCCGGGTCCGGCCGCCAGGGCCTGCACACCGAGTCCTTCGGCCGGATGCTGGCCGAGATGCAGCATCTGCACCGCAGCCACCCGGGGGCGTCATGGTGACCACCGCCGGCGTCCCGACCACCCGCCTGGAGGCCGAGCTGGCCGAGCTGGCCGGATCCGTCCCGGACCCCGAGCTGCCGGTGCTCACCCTCGGCGAGCTGGGCGTGGTGCGCGGTGTGCGGATGCACGAGGACGGCCACGCCGAGGTCACCCTCACGCCCACCTACACCGGCTGCCCGGCCATCGAGGCCATGTCCGCCGACATCGAGCGGGTCCTGACCGGCCACGGCATCCCCCAGGTGCGGGTGACCACCGTGCTTGCCCCGGCCTGGTCCACGGACGACATCAGCGCCGAGGGCCGCCGCAAGCTGGCCGAGTTCGGCATCGCCCCGCCCCGGCCGCACGCGGCCGGCGGGCCCGTCCCGGTGACCCTGTCCGTCCGCTGCCCGAACTGCGGATCGACCGACACCGAGCTGCTGAGCCGCTTCTCCTCCACCGCGTGCAAGGCGCTGCGCCGCTGCACCGCCTGCCGCGAACCGTTCGACCACTTCAAGGAGCTGTAGATGGCCGCCCCCCGCCACGGCGCGTTCCACCCGCTGACGGTGGCGGACGTCGACCGGCTCACCGACGACTCGGTGGCGCTGACCCTGCGGGTTCCCGAGGAGCTGCGCGAGGACTACCGGCACGCCCCCGGCCAGCACCTGACGCTGCGCCGCACCGCCCCCGACGGCGGCACCGAGGTCCGCCGCACCTACTCGATCTGCTCGCCCGCCCCCACGGCGGACGGCCCGGGCCCGGCCCTGCTGCGGGTCGGCGTGCGGCTCGTGGAGGGCGGCGAGTTCTCCACCTTCGCGCACAAGGAGATCGCGGCCGGCGACGTGCTGGACGTCATGGTCCCGGCCGGGCGCTTCGTCCTGGACCCCGCCGCGGCCCCCGCCTCCGGGCACTACGCCGCGATCGTCGGCGGCAGCGGGATCACACCCGTGCTCTCGATCGCCGCGAGCCTGCTGGCCGCGCGGCCCGACGCCCGCTTCTGCCTCGTGCGCAGCGACCGTACGGCCGCTTCGACGATGTTCCTGGAGGAGGTCGCCGACCTCAAGGACCGCTATCCGTCGCGGTTCCAGCTGGTCACGGTCCTCTCCCGGGAGGAGCAGGAGTCGGGACTGCCCTCCGGCCGGCTGGACGAGGAGCGGCTGGCCTCCCTGCTGCCCGCGCTGCTGCCGGTGGCGGAGGTCACGGGCTGGTTCCTGTGCGGGCCCTACGGCCTGGTGCAGGGAGCAGAGCGCGCCCTGAGCTCGCTCGGCGTCGCCCGGACCCGGGTGCACGAGGAGATCTTCCACGTCGAGGACACCACCCCCGCGCCGGCCCGCGCGACGGCGTCGGCGGCTGCCACGCACGGCCGGGTCACCGCACGGCTCGACGGGCGCTCCGGCACCTGGCCCGTCCAGGACGGCGAGTCGCTGCTGGACGCGGTGCTCCGCAACCGCGCGGACGCCCCCTACGCCTGCAAGGGCGGTGTCTGCGGCACCTGCCGGGCGTTCGTGGTGTCGGGTGAGGTCCGGATGGACCGCAATTTCGCCCTGGAGGCCGAGGAGACCGACGCCGGCTTCGTCCTGGCCTGCCAGTCGCACCCGGTCACCGAGGAAGTGGAGATCGACTTCGACCGCTAGTCACTGCCCCCCGGTCCCGCCCCGGCCGTCCTCCCCTGTCCATTTTCAGGAACGTGTTCTATCTTGACGCCCCGTCAGGTCAGAACGGGAGGACAGGCAGTGGACTTCACCTTCACCGAGGAGCAGCGGGCCGCCGTCGAGGCGGCCAGGGCCGTGTTCGCGGACGTCGCGCCCGACGGCGTGCCCAGCCCCGCGCTCACCCCGGGCGCCGTCGCCGACGACTTCGACCGCCCGCTGTGGGCCAAGCTCGCCGCGTCCGACCTGCTCGGCCTCGTCCTCGCCGAGGAGCACGGCGGCGCAGGCCTGGACACCATCGCCCTGTGCCTCGTCCTGCGCGAGGCCGCCCGGGTGCTGGCCCGGGTCCCGCTGCTGGAGCACTGCGCCACCGCCATGGCCGTCCAGGCGCACGGCAGCCCCGAACTGGCCGCCGCCCTGCTGCCCGGCGCCGGACGCGGCACGCTCGTCCTCACCGCGGCCGCCAACGGCCGCTCCGGCCACGACCCGGCCGAACTCGCCGTCACCGCACGGCTCGACGGCGAAGCGTGGGTCCTGGAGGGCACCCAGACCGCCGTCCCCTGGGCGCACACCGCCGATTGGATCGCCGTACCGGCCCACACCGGCGAGGGCGAGTCCGTCCTCGCGCTGGTCCCGCGCACCGCCGAGGGTCTCGCCCTCGCCGAGCAGGTCTCCACCAGCGGCGAGCGGTTCGCCGAACTCGCCCTGGACGGCGTACGGGTGGAGCGCAGCCACCTGATCGACAACCCGGAGGCCTGGGAGCGGCTCCGCCAGCTCCTCACCACCGGTACCTGCGCCCTCGCGCTCGGACTGGGCGAGGGCGTCCTCCGCATGACGAGCCAATACACCAGCAAGCGCGAGCAGTTCGGCTTCCCCGTGGCCACCTTCCAGGCGGTCGCCGTCCAGGCCGCCGACCGCTACATCGACCTGCGCGCCATGGAGGTCACCCTGTGGCAGGCCGCCTGGCGGCTCGACGCCGCCACGGGCGGCGCCGGCGGTCCGCTGCCGAGTGCGGGCGACGTGGCGGTCGCCAAGATCTGGGCCTCGGAGGGCGTGCGCAGGGTCGTACAGACGGCCCAGCACCTGCACGGCGGCTTCGGTGCCGACACCGACTACCCGCTGCACCGCTATCACGCCTGGGCCAAGCAGCTGGAGCTCCAGCTGGGCCCGGCGGCCGCGCACGAAGAGGCCCTGGGCGACCTGCTGGCCGCCCACCCCCTCGCCTGACCCCCTAGAGCACGAAGGCCGGGTTTCCGCTGTCCGTCACCATCGGGCGCCCGGCACCGTCCCAGGCCTGCATCCCGCCGTCGACGTTCACGGCGTCGATGTCCTGGCGCACCAGGTACTGGGTGACCTGCGCGGAGCGCCCGCCGACCCGGCACATCACGTACACGCGGCGGCCGTCCTCGACGGCCTCCGTCAGCTCGCCGAAGCGGGCCACGAAGTCGCTCATGGGGATGTGCAGAGCGCCCTCGACGTGCCCGGCCGCCCATTCGTCGTCCTCACGGACGTCGAGGACAAAGCCTTCGGAGGGCACCGCGGCGGCATCCACCGAGGGAAGCGGTCCGAAGTTCATAACTGTCGCCTTCTCTCTTCACAGGTCTGCGGCCAACCTATCCGACCCGCAGCCCCGGCCACGTCCGTGCGGGGCGCCCCGCTCTCACTCGGCGGCGAGCTCGGCCGCCAGCTCCGCCTCGCGCTCGGAGACCTGTGCCAACAGCTGCTCCGCGATCTCCTCCAGCAGCCGGTCCGGGTCGTCGGGAGCCATCCGCAGCATCGACCCGATCGCGCTCTCCTCCAGCTCCTTCGCCACGAGCGACAGCAGCTCCTTGCGGCGCGCCAGCCACTCCAGCCGGGCGTACAGCTCCTCGCTCTCGCCGGGCGCGGCCGCCTCGGGCGCCGGCCCGGCCGCCCACTCCTCGGCCAGCTCGCGCAGCAGCCCCTCGTCGCCCCGCCCGTACGCGGCGTTGACCCGCGCGATGAACGCGTCGCGGCGCTCCCGCTCGCCCTCCTCCTGGGCCAGGTCGGGGTGGGCCTGGCGGACCAGCTCGCGGTAGAGGCGGCGTACCTCCTCGGAGGGCCGCACCCGCTCCGGCGGCCGGACGGGCCGGTCGGTGAGCATCGCGGCGGCGTCGTCGGAGATGCCCTCCGAGCCCAGCCAGTCGTGGAAGAGCTCGTCCACCCCGGGCATCGGCATGACCAGCGAGCGCGCGTCCCGGGCCCGCCGCAGGTCCTCGGCATCGCCGGTGCGCGCCGCCTTCGCCTCGGCGATCAGCGCGTCCAGCTCGTCGAGCCGCGTGTACATGGGTCCGAGCTTCTGGTGGTGCAGGCGGGAGAAGTTCTCCACCTCCACGCGGAAGGTCTCCACCGCGATCTCGAACTCGATCAGCGCCTGCTCGGCGGCCCGTACGGCCCGCTCCAGGCGCGCCTCGGGGCGTTCCTCGGGACGCTCCTCACCGGTGACGGCGGAGTCGCCGGATCCACCGGGGACTGTCTGCTCAGGCTGCTCGGTCTGCTCGCTCACCCGGCCAGGGTACGGCCCGCCCGCGCGGGCGATGTTTCACGTGAAACATCGCCCGTCGCGCAGCGACCCGCGCGACCTACACTCCGGTCTCCGCGGCGATGCGGCCGGCCCGCACCGCGGCCACCAGGTCGGCGTGGTCGGCCTCGGTCCGGTCGGCGTAGGCCACGGCGAACGCCGCCATCGCCTCGTCCAGCTCTTCGTTCTTCCCGCAGTAGCCGGCCAGCAGCCGGGGATCGACGCTGTGCGCGTGCGCCCGGGCCAGCAGCGCTCCGGTCATCCGCCCGTAGTCGTCGATCTGGTCGGGGGTCAGGGCCGCCGGGTCCACGCTGCCCTTGCGATTGCGGAACTGGCGGACCTGGTACGGGCGCCCCTCCACCGTGGTCCAGCCCAGCATGATGTCGGAGACCACCTGCATCCGCTTCTGCCCGGCCACCACCCGGCGGCCCTCGTGCTCCTCCGGCGGCGAGGTGAAGCCCAGCCCCGGCAGGTGCGGGAGCAGCACCGAGGGCCGGGCCTCCTTCACCTGGAGGACCAGCGGTTCGCCCCGGTGGTCCAGCAGCAGGACCACGTACGAACGGGTGCCGACGCTCCCGGTGCCCACCACGCGGAAGGCCACGTCGTGGATCGCGTACCGGGCCAGCAGCGGCAGCCGGTCGCCCTGGAGGGTCTGCAGGTAGGGGCCGAGCGAGGCGGCGACGGCCGCAGCCTCCCCGTCCGTGACGCGGCGCAGCACGGGCAGCGCGTCGACGAAGCGGCGACCGCCGTCCGGTCCGATCTCGGTCGACTTGGTGGCGAACCGCGCGGAGGTGTTGTTGCGGGCCTTCTCGGAGACCCGCTCCAGGGTGCCCAGCAGATCGCGGGCGTCGGCGTGCGAGACCAGTTCCTCGTCGGCGATGGCGTTCCAGGCATCGAGCGCGGGCAGCTTGGCCAGCAGCCGCATGGTCCGCCGGTAGGCGCCCACTGCGTCCAGCGCGGCCGCCCGGCAGGTGTCCTCGTCCGCCCCGACCACCCGGCCGGCCAGCACCAGCGAG includes these proteins:
- the paaD gene encoding 1,2-phenylacetyl-CoA epoxidase subunit PaaD; its protein translation is MVTTAGVPTTRLEAELAELAGSVPDPELPVLTLGELGVVRGVRMHEDGHAEVTLTPTYTGCPAIEAMSADIERVLTGHGIPQVRVTTVLAPAWSTDDISAEGRRKLAEFGIAPPRPHAAGGPVPVTLSVRCPNCGSTDTELLSRFSSTACKALRRCTACREPFDHFKEL
- the paaC gene encoding 1,2-phenylacetyl-CoA epoxidase subunit PaaC, which translates into the protein MTGTDTNAATVTAAALALGDDALILSHRLGEWAGHAPVLEEEVALANIALDLLGQARILLSMAGDEDELAFLREERSFRNLQLVEQPNGDFAHTIARQLYFSVHQHELYAELARGDGPFAPLAAKAVKETAYHRDHAEQWTLRLGDGTEESRARMQAALKALWKYTGELFQPVDGLDGVDWAALEERWLAALTDVVERAGLTLPEGPRTGAWAAGSGRQGLHTESFGRMLAEMQHLHRSHPGASW
- the paaE gene encoding 1,2-phenylacetyl-CoA epoxidase subunit PaaE; the protein is MAAPRHGAFHPLTVADVDRLTDDSVALTLRVPEELREDYRHAPGQHLTLRRTAPDGGTEVRRTYSICSPAPTADGPGPALLRVGVRLVEGGEFSTFAHKEIAAGDVLDVMVPAGRFVLDPAAAPASGHYAAIVGGSGITPVLSIAASLLAARPDARFCLVRSDRTAASTMFLEEVADLKDRYPSRFQLVTVLSREEQESGLPSGRLDEERLASLLPALLPVAEVTGWFLCGPYGLVQGAERALSSLGVARTRVHEEIFHVEDTTPAPARATASAAATHGRVTARLDGRSGTWPVQDGESLLDAVLRNRADAPYACKGGVCGTCRAFVVSGEVRMDRNFALEAEETDAGFVLACQSHPVTEEVEIDFDR
- a CDS encoding TrmH family RNA methyltransferase; the encoded protein is MSERAGADETARQWREDAGREGLVLLDGFHALKHALRFGADVRRVVADDPGAVRELARELAPDVEADVARLVRPAVLKELLPRVHPTGVAALAVRPDRAAGLAGLGRMPRPAPVVVLDNPRNLGNVGAVVRLAAGFGATGVVTRGDLDPWHPNVVRAGAGLHYATTVERLALEELPPGPLYALDPEGEDIRGLTLPDEALLAFGSERHGISPELRARADHLVSLPMRPQVSSYNLATSVAMTLFHWGGPPAASERGGEDS
- the paaA gene encoding 1,2-phenylacetyl-CoA epoxidase subunit PaaA, which gives rise to MVGVTPETGPDTALGTDGTDGTGMTADLSAQLAAAFDAAVAADERVEPRDWMPEQYRASLVRQMAQHAHSEIIGMQPEANWITRAPSLRRKAILMAKVQDEAGHGLYLYSAAETLGTSRDELLDKLHSGKQKYSSIFNYPTLTWADVGAIGWLVDGAAITNQVPICRCSYGPYARAMVRICKEESFHQRQGFELLMALSKGTEAQHAMAQDAVDRWWWPSLMMFGPPDDESAHSAQSMAWRIKRHSNDELRQRFVDIAVPQAESLGLTLPDPDLKWNEERGHHDFGAIDWAEFWDVLKGNGPCNEQRIGQRRRAHEEGAWVRDAAAAYAQKQAAQQAAKHAGQNEEARV
- a CDS encoding acyl-CoA dehydrogenase family protein — its product is MDFTFTEEQRAAVEAARAVFADVAPDGVPSPALTPGAVADDFDRPLWAKLAASDLLGLVLAEEHGGAGLDTIALCLVLREAARVLARVPLLEHCATAMAVQAHGSPELAAALLPGAGRGTLVLTAAANGRSGHDPAELAVTARLDGEAWVLEGTQTAVPWAHTADWIAVPAHTGEGESVLALVPRTAEGLALAEQVSTSGERFAELALDGVRVERSHLIDNPEAWERLRQLLTTGTCALALGLGEGVLRMTSQYTSKREQFGFPVATFQAVAVQAADRYIDLRAMEVTLWQAAWRLDAATGGAGGPLPSAGDVAVAKIWASEGVRRVVQTAQHLHGGFGADTDYPLHRYHAWAKQLELQLGPAAAHEEALGDLLAAHPLA
- the paaB gene encoding 1,2-phenylacetyl-CoA epoxidase subunit PaaB, with protein sequence MTQNWPLWEVFVRSRRGLSHTHAGSLHAPDAEMALRNARDLYTRRNEGISIWVVPSTAITASSPDERDPFFAPSADKPYRHPTFYDIPEGVSHL
- a CDS encoding DUF5819 family protein, which encodes MDSNGHELAEETAPRPRRAPGIAGLSTPYRVVTALALGAMGLAACTHLALVFLHVAPSNTVSKQHARTIDAWIYPEFEQNWKLFAPNPLQQNISVEVRAEVRTAGGELITTGWRDLSAEDAAAIRHSLLPSHTEQNELRRAWDFYTGSHDEDEKPVGERGELSEEYLRRIAMNRLTPDREGGRILRIQMRSATTAVPAPKWSSETTDTQTYYRELPWWKV
- a CDS encoding HTTM domain-containing protein, with the protein product MRRARAALARAVAKVSGQALGPYQSAVVRIGFAGTWLFFLLREFPHRAELYGPDGPWSQELAQRLLDSNGAFTVLTWSGSALWFEAVYAVAVLASIGLLLGWRTRATSVVFMIGVLSLQNRSVFMGDGGDNVIHLVAIYLVLTRCAQVWSLDARRARTRGTATAGAAGPVLWGVLGAVFAYGAATGRFSLGWLAGFAALWVVCGLWWLVDRYEPEGEGRAVLDVLANLLHNAGMLVIMAEVCLIYATAGWYKIQGSRWQDGTALYYPLGLDYFTPWPALSELLAGSGTLVMLLSYGTVAVQVAFPFTLFNRRIKNVLLALMMLEHAGIAVLLGLPFFSLAMIAADAVFLPTGFLVWLGARAAARRRAPFLRGAGAGAGGGVPGARAEPEAEQEPEREQEPEGRRVGG
- a CDS encoding rhodanese-like domain-containing protein, which encodes MNFGPLPSVDAAAVPSEGFVLDVREDDEWAAGHVEGALHIPMSDFVARFGELTEAVEDGRRVYVMCRVGGRSAQVTQYLVRQDIDAVNVDGGMQAWDGAGRPMVTDSGNPAFVL
- the paaN gene encoding phenylacetic acid degradation protein PaaN; amino-acid sequence: MAAELTVPQLSAKHRPTLDQALSAIRSRAYWSPHPEHPKAYGETAPADGLAAFEALRGTRIDLGQPGTDGWTGAEKSPYGPELGVEYPHVDPDVLLPAMKAGMAAWRDAGPEARALVCIEILARISARTHEFAHAVMHTSGQAFMMAFQAGGPHAQDRGLEAVAYAYEEQTRVPGQADWSKPQGKKDPLELGKTFTAVPRGIALMIGCNTFPTWNGYPGLFASLATGNPVLVKPHPRAVLPLALTVQVAREVLAEAGFDPNLVALAVERPGEGIAKDLAVRPEIKLIDYTGSTEFGDWLEANARQAQVYTEKAGVNTVVLDSTDNYKGMLANLAFSLSLYSGQMCTTPQNLLIPRDGIATDAGHKSYDEVVADLAASVGGLLGDDARANALLGALVNPDVKTRLEAAAGLGEVALASREVTNPEFPDAVVRTPVMVKLDAAKPDPEAPFLSECFGPVSFAVAVDSTADALDLLRRTVREKGAMTVGAYTTSPDTERALEEVCLEESAQLSLNLTGGVYVNQTAAFSDFHGSGGNPAANAALCDGAFVSNRFRVVEVRRQA